In the Andrena cerasifolii isolate SP2316 chromosome 3, iyAndCera1_principal, whole genome shotgun sequence genome, ATAGTATTCAGCCCGCGCGGCCTCGCAAGAGGACAACCCCTTGTTTCTGGGCTTCCCCAGACCCACGCACGTTTTCTTCGGATTATGCAATCGCCTTTCGTGTGTACTACTTTTATGCGGGGGTTCGTGTCGCGAGATCCGATGATAAACTTCGCGACTTCGCCTCGATTCCTTCCCACCCTCCTTTTTTCTCTCGTAAAATATTGGCCATTGCGCCAGATAACGGTCTGTTCGCAGCAGTAACGTTCCGAACGAAAATTACACGCCTAAAATTCCCAAGCCCCCTATTAAAGTCCCTTCGATCTTATAATCCAACAAAGGCGTAAACACCTATACCGAGATCAGCTTTAAACGCTATTTTCGGATATCTCAGATCTCGTTCCCATATAATTAATTGAACGAACCCCCAATTGAAAACGTGCTCGCGTGATTCCCGAATTATGCAATACTGTGATATAGCCAATTTAAACTGTACAATACCCAATTTAAAAGGAACAATCGTGTAAATTCGTATTCCGAAATTCTCACTGACCAGCGTGGATTCATTTCGTTGGAAAATAAGGGTCGTACAGTTTCTGTGAATTATTGCACGCTCTTTTATGAAAAAAGAAGGAGACAATCGTACGGATAGGAGACAAGATTCACTTAATATTGAAACACGTTCTCGTCAGTCGCTAACCGCTTAAAGTCTTACCAATGTCAATCATCTCGTACATTTGTACGTGGCACGTGCCGGAAGTGAAGGAGGCACCGTTGATCTAATACCGAGAAGTAATAGAATATTAATTCCGAGTATGGAGCTCGCATCGAAGCTACCCAAACTGCTCTAGCTTCTCTggcatgaataataaaatacacTTTACCATAAAACACCACCTTCTTCTTTTCCATTCTGCCCTTAACTTTAAGTTCCCATACGAATTAAGTTCGAATTATAATTTCACAAAATTACATACACAGAAAAGGGACCGAGCTTCATATCCAGGGTGAGAATTACTTTTACGCCTTAGTTTTTACCTTTTTTGAGCAAATCGAAAACTATGGGCCGCCAGTTTTGTCGCCCCCTGTATACCAGGCATCGTTTGAACTATGGCGTTACAGCGTTACGGTCTCGATCGTAAATACCTAACGAATCTGTCGATCAGGCCGATCCTCGCGTGACTCGATGAAGGACCAAGAGCCAGGGGGAGGATTCTCGGGGAGGATGGCGAAGGACCCGTGGTTCCCCAGGGACGAGACGTAGGGTGGTGGTATGTCCGAGTGGTTGGAGTTGTCGTCATCCATGACAGGATCGACGGACGCGGGGCCTCGGCAGCCCCAGAAGGACATCTCGCCCGTTCTCGCCCGTTCGTCGCCGTTCGACCTACACCCCGCACCGGAGAGCCCGTCCCGCCGAGGTCATCGTCAGCGACCCCCTCGAAAGATGACATTGACCTCAGCGAACGGGCAACCAATACAGCTCACCCCTCTCTGGGAGCACGTGGTTCGTATACTGGCTGATCAATCGAAATTACCTCGCACTTACTCCTCGCGCTTCCGCGCTCAACACTTTGGCTTGCCAGTGAAGTGGGTAAAATTCACGAATAAGGGAATATCTtcaacctggaaattcaaaaaattattaaggggaggttccggtctaaaagtcgatttttttttatttcatttttcgattgttcaaccttttaggaatacttgtttaaaagggttttttgaaattcgtaaaattcctggagttataggcatttgagtagcggcaaatgcatgggtaacacccggccactcggcactcacgttaaactttaaggggggagcctggtgtaactaaatgaaaatcgaggcatttttcgggaattttttttaaagaaagtatttgatagatctttctgaaactttcaggatattgtattaacaggttaaggtatataacaaaaaaaaaattattaaaaaagagcggcaaataacaaagttatgcccagtccgttggcgacgcaattattgcactgcgggcaacgtagcgccttttggtttcatctgaaaccacaaatcgaacaattttcttttagtttatgagtgtacgcacagaatgaagtaatttgaaacttaaaagatgcaaaatgaacaaatggcggcctcttgaataaaaagttcactgtttccaacgaaattttgccttaaatgtctaaaaaaaagttatttatttaaacaatatcattatactaataacttagtactatgaagaaaatgttcacaaatatccgtgcacaaggccaagtcgattggttgaatatttttttagttacattgcccgcaaagtataaaactgtcgtttcgagaaaaacacatttcaagttttgtggtagcctggcgctccgtagcaaaatcggctatatccgctttaatttttcgaatttcgttttgcggctttgggaacatattgtcgtgatgttcaactattgatttatgcaaaaaaaaatcgatttcttcgaccccctacactagactcccccccttcaatgtgtaaaaaaagttatttatttaaacaatatcattataccaataacttagttctgtgaagaaaatgttcacaaatatccgtgcacaaggccaagtcgattggttgaatatttttggagtaatattgcccgcaaagtgtgaaactgtcgtttcgagaaaaacgcatttaaagttttgtggtagcctggcgctccgtagcaaaatcggctatatccgctttaatttttcgaatttcgttttgcggctttgggaacatattgtcgtgatgttcaactattgatttatgcaaaaaaaaaaatcgatttcttcgatccgctacaccagctccccccttaagcgcgtttttctcgaaacagtgttctcaaaacggtgggacctgtgtctccaaaagttattatccgattcgactgaaaccttttttattttgaagaatatacttctggctaggagggaaaccagataaaagtacaaaaaattgaaaatttataattttcaaaggcgttgaaaggatgaaaagtatagggaaaaagtgatttcaaacttcaagtgtcgttattttcttaaaaaatgttatttttgcattttttctgccccctcccccctagccagaagtatattcttcaaaataaaaaaaggttcagtcgaatcggataataacttttggagatacaggtcccaccgaatttggatcaattttttgacgccttgagtttaacgactcctcagtgccgtctgcaatgattaattataaaacaaaaaatatatttctatagtttaagacatccttaatacaatgcaaaggGTTCCATTTCGGAACTTTTgggaaatacaaatttaaatttcgagcTATTACAGTAAGTTGGGCCTCCTACTGAGAAATCGATAGGGTAAatgcaggtaatatggaacggcacgtaatatggaacttcgtaaaatttcgataaagaaataacgaacgcTTCACGCACtcgtgtatactagatccctagacacagtagacgatgatactgacaattgagcatcagtcgggcatccatcattgaaagagaaatgtttatatttctcgtggggtgtaaaagtttctgaaaagtgcatcaaacagttaaatattacaGTGAAGGTATgtaacaaagtattattttgacataatttatcattaaatatgtgtgttcttgattgttcaacaatagtttaccaataaatttactttcttcttagtataattcttaatttcttgtcggaacatgtgtgtacgtaatatggaacgtACCGAGTACCATAGATGAAGTTTATAATGACGATAACGACGACGATGCCGAATGCTTATcttgcgatggtaattataaaaataatgacaatgaaaagtagacccaatgtattcgctgctttcagtgggcacacgaagaatgtggggcttccgacgtattattcacgtgcccaacgtgtaggagacgcagaaagcacgaacaaattccaaaaatgatgtatatttatttatttgtatcttctacttaataaatcttcatttttagtaaaaaaagtaaagatttttgagttttctttacaaatttcctaggtgttccatattaggacctATTTTTTCGAAAGGCCGATTTTTACTCTTTTCAgtgttttttttactataattgcaaaacaattgactatgtaaatatgattacgcattagttccttcgtcccctcgtgtcagttttattaaaaaaaaaacaaattcccctacttttaacaagctttgaaatcagatgttccatattaccagCCTTTACCCTATACCCACACGTGGAATTGTATTTATAGGTCACGTAAGCGGAACTGAGGTGTTAAtataattctcgaaaaattataaaccaaaaaaTAAATTGGGAAAAACGTAAATTTCGTAGTCCAATAAATAGCTACGTAATACTTAAAGTCCCTTTTGAACTCCCTTTCGACCACCCCTGTAAATATCCATGAATCGAGGATCTCGCAGCCCCAAGCATTTCGATTTTCTCGGGCAGGTGCGCACTCGAAAATTCCCAATCGAGGTCGACACGCGGCTCACGTTCCTGGAGATAGCCGAGAGACTGCGTGATCCGGAATGGGAGGTGCGTCAGCACGCTCTTCGCGTGCTTATAGACGTGCTGCCGACTTTGAGCGCCGACGTCGTGGACAAGGTCATGCAACCAGTGGTACCGGAGCTGGTGAATAATTTGGGCCACCCAGCGCCGGCCGTTCGCAAGGGTGCTTTGGACGCCCTACGGGTTTTTCTCATTCACAGCCGGGACAGGGAGAACACGATCAGGAAGGTAAGGGTGCTCGAGCACACCTTCGGAATTTTcgtaaaaatatcatttttcctttcaaggattgcatctagtaccgtgcatcgtattttttttcatttaaaaatatttatcaataactaagttattgtccatcactcgaaggttctctaaaaaaaaggcttctgcggtgatcactgctgctcgaaagtcgatcatctaaaataaaaaattcaaaagaatttacttattatattatattatctaatatttgaacgaaggatttagttttcttttaattgacgaaaatcaggcacgatttatgataaaaattgaaacttttactttaaacatcagccattctttcccaaatcaatatttcgaaaaatccttcgttcaaatactagataatataatataaattcttttgaattttttatttcagatgatcgactttcgagcagcagtgatcaccgcagaagcctttttttaaagaaccttcgagtgatggacaataacgtagttattgataaatatttttaaatgaaaaattacgatgcacggtactagatgcaaaccttaaaaggaaaaaagattttttgagaaatgtcttatagcttttgagtaaaaaatttccaaagaccaccctttttttctgcctcctgactgagcatgaccccttaaaatatatagaaattaaaacaCCTATTCCTACAGTATTTTTCACCCCATCGTGGATTATCGTAGCCTCCGACTCCTCCCCCCGGTGTTTTCTTAAGTAAAATCCCAAGCTGTGACGACGATTTGTGCACAACCTTTGCAGAGACCCACCCACCCTCCCTCTACCCTGAGCAACACGCATCGATCGTGAAACGCAGCTGCATCATCGAGTGGTTAAACGTTTTCCTTGCAGATTCTTCAGGATGGGCTGAACCGTTCGGAGATCCACGACTCCTTTCAAACGAACGTCACCACGGGAGTGATCCTCAGCGTGCCCTCGCTGCTGTTCCCGTCCTCCAGCAGCCCTTCGCCGGACGTGCGCCTCGTGAAGGACGCGACGGTGGCTCTGGCCTCCCGGTTAGCACAGGTGCCTCACCAGGAGGCCGTTCTGAAATCGCTGACGAAGATCTGCGACGCGGTGGGCACGGAGGAGTTCGAGAGCTACTTGGAGGACTACGACAATAAGCTGAAGAGGAACATCCAGGTCCTTTcgaagatttataatataaagtCTGCTAGGAAGTCTCCGAAGAAAGGGGAGGACGCTAAGAATCTTACCAAGGGCAAGGACTCGGAGCGGAAGTgggacagcgacagcgacacgTCCGGCAtcgcggaggaggaggatgaaGTGAGCAGCAACGCGATGCCCGCGGCCAGGGTGGTGCTGGAGACGGAGATCAAGTTCAACGAGGAGACGGCCATCACGATGACCATTCTAGAGGAGAAGGAGGACAGCGAGAAGGAGCAAGACGAGGAAAGCGGGACAGACGTGAGGAACGACGGGGATGGGAAGGACTCCTCCTCCCCTGATCGAAGGAAGACCCCAAGGAGAGTCCACTTTGGAGGCGAAGTAGTCAAACTGAGAACACCAGACAGCGATGAAACGGAGTCTGTGGAGGCTGCCCCGAAGACCAGGATCCCAGTTCCTGTCTCTCCTGCGAGGAAGATGCCTGTCACGAGGACACGGCCGTCCTCCCAGCCTTGCAGCCCTCGCAGGGAGCTTGGGAAGCTGAGGAGGGCCTCTAGGTCTGTTTCTAGCAGCCCCAAGAGGGAAGTGTACACGCACAACGCGGAGCTGAGCCCCAAGAAGAGTATACTCGCGAGGACAAGTAGTCCTATGCTGGCTAGCAGACCTGTGGAGCAGgtgaagaggaggaagagctcGGGTAAGCTCGAGGAAAGGGGGAAGGAGATTTCTAGGGGTGAACAGAGTAGCGAATCGGGTAAGGATGTTGAGAATTCGTCGAGGGGCATTGCTATCGCTGGGAGGACAGAGGAGGTGAAGAGGGAGGATGTTAAGTTGATCCAGAATATTGCAACTTcagctgcaaacaatttcgacGTGGAGGATAAGAGCTTGAAGACTGCAAAGGAAAACAGAGAGAAGAAGGAGACTCCAGAGGCTGCAGCTTCTAAGGTATCTTCCAGAGCAGATGCAGAAAGCTTTTCTGAGGTTCGAAGCGCAAAGGAAGCGAAGGAAGAGAGGAACCAGTCTAGCCGAGAAagaagaagtggcgcagaggtcaGGACTCTGGAGAGTATCCCAAGGAAAATTGTCGGAGAGGAGAATCCACCCTCGGATGACTCCCTGTTTGGCTCACCGGTGAAGAACGACGAGGTCCAGCCACATCGCGCGATAATTAGTAGCAACGATGAAGAGCGACCTCTCACGAAGGAGTCTAAGGATGCGGAGAACGAAGCTCTGGGAAGGGAGACGACTGGTAAGCTGAGGAGTTTTGAAACGAAGAGGCACAGCAACGTTGACCGCGAGGCGTTGAGAAATGATGACGGTGAACGATCGTCGAGAAGTGGTCGCGATAAAGCCGGTGTGATCGAGAAAAATGGGAATGCTGCTAGCGAGGCGGGAATTGTGGAGGAGGAACCGAGCTGGGAGGAATTGGGGCTGGTCGACCAGGAAGTGCTGGAAGATCTGCATAATAAAGTGAGTAATTTAACAAAGCGCCTGGTTAATTGCCTTTTACATTATGTCCCCTGCAATCAAGCAAATAACGTCATCCAGGGGGATGCAAATATTAGTATACTCGATGCTCGAAGGAATTTAGCTTCGTAGACTGCTGTGGACAGTatatgaatataaattatttattgtataTTGTCGATTAAATTTGTACTCTAATAAAATGATacctgtaataataaatattaaaattctaaaaattaacccctaattttcaatttaattttacataaattatatacatttttaagcctccaattaaattgtaatataatcCACCAAATCATTTCAGTTTCAATCTaattttacataaattatataaatttttaatcttccaattaaattttaatataatctatCAAATCATTTAATTCACTTGTCCTTAACACCGGGGAGTAAATCTAAACTAATATTGATCATTAAATACGAAGTGAATAAGACCACGAGGGAAGCTGAAGTTAGAACAATATCCCTTTCGTATTTTGCTGTTGATTTAATTTTCACGATGCCATGCACGAATGCAAGTTTGACAGAAGTTACAGGTGAGACGCAAGTCACATAAGTCACTCGAGGAACATTCGTTATCGAGCGCGTTGGCTTTTTCGTTTACGAACCCTCGTTAATACCACTCGAAGGGGGAGAGCCATCGAGTTTAGGACAGATCGTTCTGATACATTACAGCGAATGTAGGTCAATCGATTTCGTTGGCAAAAGTTCGTCGCGTGGTGTAACGTGATTTAAACGCCATCAATTAGGACGCGTGCTTATCGGCTTGGCAGctttctttgttttttctttgCCGTTAAGCTCTCTGCTAGTTCTCGTGTGGACGTGTTCGACGTTACCCATAAAGATTTAGGGTCCAGGCAGTGATTAGGCCCCTGTTGAGCGACGGTCGCCTCGATTTCCCTAAAATTCAGTCACCTAGGAGCGACTAACATATGTAGTCTTTAAGGGTAGTTTCACTATGGTGTTATAGCTATGAGGGTTAGATGGAGAGCTTGGCTAATTGCGACAGAGAAAAGTTCCAATTTATTTTGAGCATCAGTTGTGTATTTTCTGATTAGATGGAACGGTATGGATTTGTTTGGGGAGGGTTAACAATAAGATTAGTTTAGAATAATGGGAATGGGTAGATTGTAAGAAGGGTACTTAAAGCTAGAAGATTATTAGGCGCTTATTTCGCTGGGGAATTTGAATGAGAAGTCGCATATTCATAGTAAACGTCGGGGGAATAATCGAATAGATGGAAATCTAGTTGGAGTTTTTCATAGAGTTTCTTCACCGTGTCTCTGTTCAGCTGACTGAAATATATCCTCGATGCATTGGAGCCACCACCGCTGTGCCGCCATCTTGGCTTAATTACCTCTTGCAGGCCTAATTTATGGATCGCGTAAATCTGATCTCGCCATAGTGTTTCTACCTACAGAACGAAACGAAGCAACGCGCGTTAAAATATCGTAGACTGAGTGGGAATGGGGGGATATTAGATCATAGCCACTATACTGTCTATAagtaatttgaaatataaaatattagatGATTCCTCAGAGAAATATTGCATTTCCATTGCAACACTTGGGGGCATATCAGAAGTATCATGAAAATGATTTCTGCAGCAATATTCTGGATTAATATAAACTCAGCTTTATCTTAATTAAGAAATATTTGAAGAGGAATAGttaagaaatattttagaataattaGGAAATATTTGAAGAGGAATAGTTGAGAAATATTTGAGAATAATTAGGAAATATTTGAAGAGGAATAGTTGAGAAATATTTGAGAATAATTAGGAAATATTTGAAGAGGAATAGTTGAGAAATAATTGAGAATAATTAGGAAATATTTGAAGAGGAATAGTtaagaaataattaagaataattAAGAAATACTTGGAGAGGAATAGCCTCAGGTCCACGGACTCACCTTTGCAACAATATCGTAATCAAGAACGCATGGCGTACAGAAGAGATAGTACGGCATCCAGTGATCGTCCCCATAGCTGGCCAAATCGGTATGAATCAAATATTGCACGAACTCGTTGAACGTGGGCTCGATTCCTGCAGGTGCGGGTAGATCCTGTCGCCTGATCAGCTGATCCTCCCGTGGACTAGTGAAGTCCTTCCCTAAGAAGTGGCGAGCGGTTAGCTCCGCCGAGGAATATCGCGGTCGATATTTTGTCGTGACTCACCACGGTACTTTTGAACGATCTTGGCGCCATATTTCCGATAAAAGTGAAGTGTCCCGTGTTCCCTTCCAGCCACGGAGTTTTCCAGCTTATCGCGGTACGCGCTCAGCAATCGCTCGAATGGGTGCCTTACCACCAGCAGTTTCTTCGTCACTCTTAGTCCCTACATCCGTTTCCCAAGTTATATCGTGTTACGCGATTGTTTTCTGGTTTGCGCTAAAGAGTGGAGACCTCTTGCAATCTATTTGGGGAACTCTTGAAATTTAATTAGAGACCCcttgaaatttaattagatATCCCTTGAAATTAAATTCGGGACCCCTTGAAATTTAATTAGAGgccatttgaaatttaattgggGACCCTTAAAACTTAATTGAAAACTTCTTGAAATCCATTTGGGGCCCCCCTCGAAGTATATTTTGGGACCTTCTCGAAATCTATTTCAGGAccctttaaaatttcttttgaagCTCTTTGAATCTACTTAGTAGGGAACCGCTTGAAATCTAGTTGGGGAATCTCTGAAATCTATTTTTGGCCTTGAAATCTAGTAGAGGACCTCcttgaaatttaattagataactcttgaaatttaattagatACCCCTTGAAATTTAATTCGGGACcccttgaaatttaattacaggCCCTTTG is a window encoding:
- the LOC143367145 gene encoding carbohydrate sulfotransferase 11 isoform X2 translates to MFTSRRKIVAEMFRCVIVCALIFFIVQLTILLVGEEDEPAPKLDDLKKLMIEAEIDNSKRLFIIKNTCERYNLGMYKGADRPAAFKHPPVPQYTVFYISRSHNLSYCPIYKAGSTTWIYNLCLLMNVPEEELNSGKEQISTIARRVIPELEYPEADEGLRVTKKLLVVRHPFERLLSAYRDKLENSVAGREHGTLHFYRKYGAKIVQKYRKDFTSPREDQLIRRQDLPAPAGIEPTFNEFVQYLIHTDLASYGDDHWMPYYLFCTPCVLDYDIVAKVETLWRDQIYAIHKLGLQEVIKPRWRHSGGGSNASRIYFSQLNRDTVKKLYEKLQLDFHLFDYSPDVYYEYATSHSNSPAK
- the LOC143367145 gene encoding carbohydrate sulfotransferase 11 isoform X1, whose protein sequence is MFTSRRKIVAEMFRCVIVCALIFFIVQLTILLVGEEDEPAPKLDDLKKLMIEAEIDNSKRLFIIKNTCERYNLGMYKGADRPAAFKHPPVPQYTVFYISRSHNLSYCPIYKAGSTTWIYNLCLLMNVPEEELNSGKEQISTIARRVIPELEYPEADEGLRVTKKLLVVRHPFERLLSAYRDKLENSVAGREHGTLHFYRKYGAKIVQKYRGKDFTSPREDQLIRRQDLPAPAGIEPTFNEFVQYLIHTDLASYGDDHWMPYYLFCTPCVLDYDIVAKVETLWRDQIYAIHKLGLQEVIKPRWRHSGGGSNASRIYFSQLNRDTVKKLYEKLQLDFHLFDYSPDVYYEYATSHSNSPAK